GCCTAAGGGAATCCGCGTGAACGTTGTCGCCCCGGGACCGGTGTGGACTCCGCTTCAGGTAAGCGGCGGACAGCCGGAGGAAGTCCTGAAGGAGTTCGGAGCCAAGACCCCGCTGGGACGTCCCGGCCAACCAGCTGAAATGGCTCCGGCCTATGTATTCCTGGCCAGCCAGGAATCAAGCTATGTCAGCGGCGAGACCCTGAATGCCAACGGCGGAATGCCGACCCCATAAATTAAGGTTGAGTAGTAAACACGCTTGAGCAGGAACCTCCGTTAGGAGGTTTTTTGCTGTGAAAGAAATAATTGGAGGCAGTCTGCGTCACCTGGATCCAGCTGAGGCGGGCGGACTCCCTCCACTTTTGCCATCATAGGGGGTTCATGTGCTACACTTGAGTAATTGAATCGGTATCTGCCAGTTCTGGCGCATTAGCGGTTTGTGGAGAAGACAGGAGGAGACAGCATGGCGTTCGTAACGGTGAAGGGCGAATATAAGCGCTATAAGATGGGGGAGACCCTGATAGTTGCCAATGACGGCATTGAATTTGAGATTGAAAAGGGTGAATTTGCTGTCATTGTTGGACCCAGCGGAGCGGGGAAATCAACAGTGCTTAACATACTGGGCGGAATGGATTCCGCCGACGAAGGCCAGGTCATTGTGGACGGTACGGACATCGCACGTTTCAGCGCTAAGGAATTGACCGGCTACCGCCGTAATGACGTAGGTTTCGTGTTTCAGTTCTATAACCTGGTTCCAAACCTGACGACACTGGAGAATGTCGAGCTGGCTTCGCAGATCTCGCCCCGGGCCCTCGATGCCCGGAAGGTGCTGGAGGATGTGGGGCTTGGCGCCCGGCTGAATAACTTCCCGGCCCAGCTCTCGGGCGGGGAGCAGCAGCGCGTGGCTATCGCCAGAGCGCTGGCGAAGCAGCCGAAGCTGCTGCTCTGTGATGAGCCTACCGGTGCGCTCGATTACAATACCGGCAAGCAGGTGCTTAAACTGCTGCAGGATACCTGCCGCGACACCGGCACAACGGTAATTGTGATCACGCATAACCTGGCAATTGCTCCGATGGCCGACCGGGTCATCGAGATCAACAACGCCAAGGTACGGAAAATGGTGAAGAATCCAGCACCGGTATCCGTGGAAGATATCGAATGGTAAGGAGCCGGGAACGATGAAGAAACGGGCACTATGGAAGGATGTTTTTCGGGAGATCGGCCGCACCAAGGCGAGGTTCCTCTCGATTTTTGCAATTATTATGCTGGGGGTCAGCTTCTTCTCCGGGATCAAGTCGGCCGGGCCGGATATGCTGGACACCGCAGCAACGTATTATAAGGATCTGCGGCTGATGGATTTGCGGGTCCAGTCCACTTATGGGCTGTCGGAGCAAGGAATCGAGCAGCTTCGGGGGATTCCCGGGGTGCAGACGGTTCAGCCTGTATACAGCTCCGATGTATTTCTTGGCGACAGCGGGCTGATTGCCAAGGTCTATTCGTATGCGGACAATAATGAACTGAACGGTTACAAGCTCACCGCCGGGCATCTCCCGGCAGCCTCTGGAGAGATTGTGCTGGATGAACACCTGCGCGAGGAAGAGAAATTCGCGCTCGGAGATTCCATCACCTTCGGCGGCGAGGCCGGGGAGACGCCCGAACAGAGCTTCCGGACCAAGACTTATAACGTAGTAGGCTTCGCGCAGAGTCCGCAATATATTGAGACCGCGAACCGCGGGACGAGCCGGATTGGCAAAGGGACCGCCGATGCGTTCGCCGTCATCCCGGAAGGGGATTTCACGCTTCCGGTGTACACGGAGGCCTATCTCAGCTTCAAGGATACGGCTGCACAAACAGCCTATACGTCTGCTTATGACAAGCTGATTGAGCAGCATCTTCCCGAAGTGGAGGAGGCGCTCAAGGATTACCCGGCGCAACGCCTGGAGGAGCTGAAGACGGAGGCGGTAGCGGCGGCCAAGCAGGCTGCGGCTCAGCAGGGGACGCAACAGCCGCAGCCGCAACAACAACAAGCAGCATATGCCGCACAGAGCCAGCCGGAGCTGCCCAAGGTATATGTGGCAGACCGCACAATTAACCCGGGATACGCCGAATACAAGGATAATGCGGACCGGCTGTCGGCGATTGCGTCGGCTTTTCCGGTATTCTTTTTCCTGATTGCAGCGCTTGTCAGCTTAACCACGATGACCCGCATGGTGGAGGAGCAGCGGCTCCAGATCGGGACGATGAAGGCACTCGGATACGGCGCTATGGACATTATGACCAAGTTTCTGGTGTATGGAACACTTGCCAGCCTAGCTGCATCCATCGCGGGCCTGGCGGTTGGCTTCACGTTCTTCCCGGATATTATCTATAATGCCTACAGCTCGCTCTATAACCTGCCGGATGTGATCAAGAGCTTCTATCCATCCTACGCCGTTATTTCCATCATCGTGGCGCTGGTCTGTACAACGATGACGGCCATGGTCGCTTCACGGGTGGAGCTGCGGAGCAACGCGTCTGTGCTGATGCGGCCCAAGGCGCCCAAGAGCGGGCAGCGGATTATGCTGGAGCGCTTCAAGTTCCTGTGGACCCGGCTCAGCTTCGTGCAAAAGGTGACAGCCCGCAATCTGTTCCGCTACAAACAGCGGATGTTCATGACCGTTATCGGGGTGGCAGGCTGTACCGCGCTGATTCTGACCGGCTTTGGACTGAAGGATTCCATCGGCAGCATCGCCGAGCGGCAGTTCGGCGGCATTATGAAATATAGCGCCCTGGTAGCCCTGCATGATAATGCAACTCCTGCAGATCAAGCTTCCTATAAGGAACTGATTGAACAGGAGACTGCAGTTACAGGCACGCTGAATGTGCTGCAGGAGGCTGTGACGGCCCGGGCCAAAGGCGTGAACGACCAGGAAGTGCGGATCTTTGTTCCCTCGGATACAGCTGAGCTGGCGTCTTTCGTTAATCTTAAGGACCGCAGCACCGGTAAGCCGCGTGTACCCAGTGACGAGGGCGCGGTCATTACAGAGAAGCTGGCCAAGCTGTATGATGTGGCACCCGGAGGTACGTTGACGCTTCTGGACAGCAACAATGAGCCATTCCAGATCAAGGTAGCGGCGGTCACCGAGAACTATGTGCTGCATTATGTATACATGACTCCGGCTTACTACACAGAGGTGTTCGGCAAGGAGCCGGTCTATAATACTCAATTATTGAATTACAGCGGCAAGGATACAGGGTGGGAGAGCGCCTTCGGGGAGAAGCTGACTGCGAATGGACAGGTGGCCTTGGTCAGCTTTTCCAGCGGAGTGGGAGAAGCATTCGAGGGAACCATGGACAGTATGGATATCGTCATTGTGGTGCTGATTGTCTCTGCTGCCGCGCTGGCCTTCGTGGTTCTCTACAACCTGACCAATATTAACGTGTCCGAGCGGGTCCGCGAATTGTCTACGATTAAGGTGCTCGGCTTCTATGATAAGGAAGTCACTCTGTATATTTACCGGGAGAATATCCTGTTGACTCTGCTCGGCATCCTGTCCGGCAGTGCCCTGGGGGTGATCCTGCACCGGTTCGTCCTGTCGACTGCCGAGCTGGATGCCACCATGTTCGCTCCGCTCATCAAGTGGCAGAGCTACATCTATGCAGCGTTGCTGACCATACTATTCTCAGGCATCGTAATGGTATTCATGCACATCAAGCTCAAGCGGATTCATATGATTGAAGCGCTGAAGTCGGTAGAGTAGTTCAGTCACGATTTTGTCAAAAAAGATAAAAAAAGCATCAGCATATAAGGAAGGATAATGAGCCGGGGGCAGAGGGAGCCCGGAGCCGTTATCCTTCTTTTTTGTGCCTGAAAAGGAACCGATGGCTGGGGGATTAGCGCTGAAACATGCGAAAATATGACGAACAGTGTCGTAAAATCGCGAAAATGATAAGAAAGTGTCAATAAAACTAACCCGATTAAACTCATTATAATGATGGGTAAAAGGTGTTTTTACAGTTATTTCAAGATACATTGGAAGTAAATGTTTCGGGAGCAAAAAAGTAAGATTGTACAGCGGTAAATAAATATATTGACGTAAGATATATTCACATGTAATATAAACCATAATTTATGAGGGAAGTTGTGAGGCTTCCCGCCGGGAATGTTATCCCTGACCTTAATTGACCCGCGGTCTATTCAACGCATTTCTACAATATATATTAGGTGTGATGTTATGTCACATGTAATGCGTAGGCGGTCATTAGTGGTCTTAGACGGATAACGATCCGGAGCATCCCAGTCTCCCGAGAAGCTTTGAAGAGCAGGTACAAGCACTTAACTAAGGAGGAGTAAAGGAATGGCGAAAAAGAGAAAATGGTGGTCAGGTTTACTAGTCTTATCGTTGGTAGGGGTTCTATTTACAGGTTGCAGTACGAATAACACTGCGGGTTCTTCAACAAATGCGCCTGCAGCCACTACAGCACCGGCAGAGAGTGCGGCGCCTGATGCTACGGAAGCACCTGCAGCTGACGCGCCTGTTGACGGCGGAACACTAGTTACAAGCTCATTCTCCGATATTGTTAATATTAATCCGCTCTTAGTTAATGACACCGCGTCTGGTGATGTGGCCCAGTTCGTCTTCGCCAAGCTGTACAACCTGGACCGTGAAGGTAATGTACAGGCAGAGGATTGGTCGCTGGCTGCCGCGCTGCCGGAGATCTCTGAAGATGGCTTGACCTATACTGTGAAGCTGAAGGATACCGCCAAATGGAGTGACGGTCAGCCCGTCGTCGCAGATGATGTAATCTACACCGTTGAAATGGCCAAGAATAAGGAGACAGGCTCTCCGCTGATCAGTGCCTTTGACAAGGTGAAGAGCGTTGAGAAGGTGGATGACCACACCGTCATGATCACAATGTCCCAAGTCTATGCGCCGTTCCTGTATGCGCTGGTCCAGGAGATTGTTCCAGCCCATGTCCTGAAGGATGTGAAGCCGACCGAAATGCAGAAGAACCCCTATGGTACTGATCCGGCCAAGACCGTTACAAGCGGACCGTGGAAGTGGACAGCCTGGAAGCAAGGCGAGAGCCATACCCTGGATGCTGATCCGAACTACTGGGGAACCGTGAAGCCTCATATCGCTCAGGTGATCTACAAGATCTATGCTGACCAGAACACTGAGGTTCAGGCGATTATGAAGGGCGACACGGATCATATCAGCGCGATTCCGGTAACCCAGGTTGAAGCAGTTAAGGCTGACGGGAAAATCGATATCATCCAGAAGCCGGGCGCGCAGTACGAATATGTTAACTTCAACTTTGACGGCAAGAACTTCCCGGATGGCTACGGCCTGTTCCAGGGACAGAAGACCAGACAGGCGATTGCCCATGCCTTGAACCGTCAAGGAATGGTGGATAATATCCTGAAGGGCGTAGGCGCGCTGATGAATGCGCCGTTCCTGCCGGATACGTGGGCTGACCCGGGTGATGCTGCTGTGAACTATGATTACAATGCTGAAACGGCCAAGAAGCTCCTGGCTGAAGACGGCTGGGTTGCGGATGCCAAGGACGGCATTCTGGTCAAAGACGGCCACCGCTTCTCCTTCGAGCTGCAGTATAATGCCGGCAACAGCCGCCGTGAACAGGTAGCCGCTGTTATCCAGCAGAACCTGAAGGATGTCGGCATTGAGGTGAAGCCTAAGGCGATCGACTTCGCTGCATGGATTGACCAGAACGTAACGCCGGGTAAATATCAGGCCCTGCTGCTGGCATGGTCCCTGAATACACCAGACCCGGATGCAGAGAGCATCTTCTCCTCCAAGTACTTCCCGCCTGCCGGACAGAACAGCGGCTGGTATAAGAATGAGAAGCTGGATAAGCTGTGGGTAGACGGATATTCTACGGTAGATCAGGCTAAGCGCAAAGAAATCTACAAAGAAGTAGGTAAGGAAATCTCGACCGACCTTCCTTATGTATTCCTGTATCAGTATGGTCAGGCGATCGGAACAGGACCTAGAGTGCACTGGGCAGAGGAGGATGCTCCTGAGCCGTCACTGGGCTACGGACAGTTCTTCCACGCTATCAAATGGTGGGTAACCGAGTAACGTACCGACTAAGTGAATAGACTTGCGGGAGGTGAAAGAGAATTCTCTTTCACCTCCCCCTTTTGTATA
This genomic interval from Paenibacillus sp. FSL H8-0332 contains the following:
- a CDS encoding ABC transporter ATP-binding protein, giving the protein MAFVTVKGEYKRYKMGETLIVANDGIEFEIEKGEFAVIVGPSGAGKSTVLNILGGMDSADEGQVIVDGTDIARFSAKELTGYRRNDVGFVFQFYNLVPNLTTLENVELASQISPRALDARKVLEDVGLGARLNNFPAQLSGGEQQRVAIARALAKQPKLLLCDEPTGALDYNTGKQVLKLLQDTCRDTGTTVIVITHNLAIAPMADRVIEINNAKVRKMVKNPAPVSVEDIEW
- a CDS encoding ABC transporter permease; translation: MKKRALWKDVFREIGRTKARFLSIFAIIMLGVSFFSGIKSAGPDMLDTAATYYKDLRLMDLRVQSTYGLSEQGIEQLRGIPGVQTVQPVYSSDVFLGDSGLIAKVYSYADNNELNGYKLTAGHLPAASGEIVLDEHLREEEKFALGDSITFGGEAGETPEQSFRTKTYNVVGFAQSPQYIETANRGTSRIGKGTADAFAVIPEGDFTLPVYTEAYLSFKDTAAQTAYTSAYDKLIEQHLPEVEEALKDYPAQRLEELKTEAVAAAKQAAAQQGTQQPQPQQQQAAYAAQSQPELPKVYVADRTINPGYAEYKDNADRLSAIASAFPVFFFLIAALVSLTTMTRMVEEQRLQIGTMKALGYGAMDIMTKFLVYGTLASLAASIAGLAVGFTFFPDIIYNAYSSLYNLPDVIKSFYPSYAVISIIVALVCTTMTAMVASRVELRSNASVLMRPKAPKSGQRIMLERFKFLWTRLSFVQKVTARNLFRYKQRMFMTVIGVAGCTALILTGFGLKDSIGSIAERQFGGIMKYSALVALHDNATPADQASYKELIEQETAVTGTLNVLQEAVTARAKGVNDQEVRIFVPSDTAELASFVNLKDRSTGKPRVPSDEGAVITEKLAKLYDVAPGGTLTLLDSNNEPFQIKVAAVTENYVLHYVYMTPAYYTEVFGKEPVYNTQLLNYSGKDTGWESAFGEKLTANGQVALVSFSSGVGEAFEGTMDSMDIVIVVLIVSAAALAFVVLYNLTNINVSERVRELSTIKVLGFYDKEVTLYIYRENILLTLLGILSGSALGVILHRFVLSTAELDATMFAPLIKWQSYIYAALLTILFSGIVMVFMHIKLKRIHMIEALKSVE
- a CDS encoding peptide-binding protein, which encodes MAKKRKWWSGLLVLSLVGVLFTGCSTNNTAGSSTNAPAATTAPAESAAPDATEAPAADAPVDGGTLVTSSFSDIVNINPLLVNDTASGDVAQFVFAKLYNLDREGNVQAEDWSLAAALPEISEDGLTYTVKLKDTAKWSDGQPVVADDVIYTVEMAKNKETGSPLISAFDKVKSVEKVDDHTVMITMSQVYAPFLYALVQEIVPAHVLKDVKPTEMQKNPYGTDPAKTVTSGPWKWTAWKQGESHTLDADPNYWGTVKPHIAQVIYKIYADQNTEVQAIMKGDTDHISAIPVTQVEAVKADGKIDIIQKPGAQYEYVNFNFDGKNFPDGYGLFQGQKTRQAIAHALNRQGMVDNILKGVGALMNAPFLPDTWADPGDAAVNYDYNAETAKKLLAEDGWVADAKDGILVKDGHRFSFELQYNAGNSRREQVAAVIQQNLKDVGIEVKPKAIDFAAWIDQNVTPGKYQALLLAWSLNTPDPDAESIFSSKYFPPAGQNSGWYKNEKLDKLWVDGYSTVDQAKRKEIYKEVGKEISTDLPYVFLYQYGQAIGTGPRVHWAEEDAPEPSLGYGQFFHAIKWWVTE